A single region of the Thermodesulfatator indicus DSM 15286 genome encodes:
- a CDS encoding YkgJ family cysteine cluster protein — MSKKLFECKRCGFCCQGESTVSLSSDEQKSIAAFLGLSISRFLEHYTVNKGSHIEMKIVNGHCIFYDEKNKLCQIHPVKPFRCRQWPLHPSILKDKDSFEIIRASCPGFAKEATWEEIKTLVKKHEFT, encoded by the coding sequence ATGTCGAAGAAACTCTTTGAGTGTAAACGTTGTGGTTTTTGCTGTCAGGGCGAAAGCACTGTTTCTCTTTCCTCTGATGAACAAAAAAGTATAGCCGCTTTTTTGGGTCTGAGTATTTCTAGGTTTTTAGAACATTACACTGTTAACAAAGGCTCTCATATAGAGATGAAAATCGTAAATGGACATTGTATTTTCTATGATGAAAAAAATAAACTTTGCCAAATCCATCCGGTAAAACCCTTTCGGTGTCGTCAGTGGCCTCTTCATCCAAGTATTCTTAAAGACAAAGACAGCTTTGAAATTATACGGGCAAGCTGTCCAGGCTTTGCCAAAGAAGCAACTTGGGAAGAAATTAAAACCCTGGTAAAAAAGCACGAGTTTACTTAA
- the queC gene encoding 7-cyano-7-deazaguanine synthase QueC: MTKPIAICLLSGGLDSCVAAACAAREHELAFLHVNYGQRTEARELRAFNEIADFYQVKYRLVTSVPALKDIGGSALTDENLAVPEGSVSSQGIPITYVPFRNAHFLAIAVSWGEVIGARRIFIGASQVDFSGYPDCRASFFEAFNQVIKEGTRPETDIRIETPLINLSKAEIVKLGKELGAPLHLTWSCYQREDKACGRCESCLLRLKGFKEAGLKDPIPYVEETL; the protein is encoded by the coding sequence ATGACCAAGCCTATAGCCATTTGCCTGCTTAGCGGCGGCCTTGATAGCTGCGTGGCCGCCGCTTGTGCGGCTAGAGAACATGAGCTTGCTTTTTTACACGTTAATTACGGCCAGCGTACCGAGGCTAGGGAGCTTCGTGCTTTTAACGAAATAGCAGATTTCTATCAGGTTAAATATCGGCTGGTAACGTCTGTTCCCGCCTTAAAAGATATTGGTGGTTCAGCTCTTACCGACGAAAACCTGGCTGTACCTGAAGGAAGTGTTTCTTCTCAGGGTATCCCTATAACTTATGTGCCTTTCAGAAACGCCCATTTTCTGGCTATAGCGGTTTCCTGGGGTGAAGTTATTGGGGCCAGGCGCATTTTTATAGGGGCCAGCCAGGTTGATTTTTCAGGTTACCCAGATTGTCGGGCTTCTTTTTTTGAAGCCTTCAATCAGGTGATCAAAGAAGGCACTCGCCCAGAGACAGATATCCGCATAGAAACGCCTTTAATTAATTTGTCCAAGGCCGAAATTGTAAAACTGGGGAAAGAGCTCGGTGCTCCGCTGCATCTAACCTGGTCTTGTTATCAAAGAGAAGATAAAGCTTGTGGACGTTGTGAATCTTGTCTTTTACGCCTCAAAGGCTTTAAAGAGGCTGGTCTTAAAGACCCTATTCCCTATGTCGAAGAAACTCTTTGA
- the ahcY gene encoding adenosylhomocysteinase — protein MNYHVKDLDLADKGKLRIEWAGREMPVLKQIKERFEREKPLKGIRLGACLHVTTETANLMDVLKAGGAEVALCASNPLSTQDDVAAALVKHYEIPVFAIRGEDRDTYYQHIKAVLDMNPHITMDDGADLISTLHAEYPEKIENVIGGTEETTTGVIRLRAMAKEGALKYPVIAVNDALTKHLFDNRYGTGQSTIDGILRATNRLLAGSIFVVAGYGWCGKGVAMRAKGLGARVVVTEVDPLKAIEAVMDGYDVMPMDEAAEIGDFFCTLTGDINVIRKEHFLKMKDGAIVSNSGHFNVELDLDGLKEVSREVRRVRENVDEYTLVNRKKVYILAEGRLVNLAAAEGHPSAVMDMSFANQALCAEYLVKHGKELKNDVYKVPEHIDRSVAEMKLHAMGIKIDKLTPEQEKYLSSWEMGT, from the coding sequence ATGAATTATCACGTGAAGGATCTTGACCTCGCGGACAAAGGAAAGCTAAGAATTGAATGGGCTGGCCGGGAAATGCCAGTCTTAAAACAGATAAAAGAGCGTTTTGAAAGAGAAAAGCCTCTCAAAGGGATCAGGCTTGGAGCCTGCCTCCACGTGACTACCGAGACAGCTAATCTAATGGATGTGCTTAAAGCCGGTGGAGCGGAAGTGGCCCTTTGTGCCTCAAACCCCCTTTCTACTCAGGACGACGTAGCTGCTGCTCTGGTTAAACATTATGAGATCCCGGTTTTTGCCATCCGTGGCGAAGACAGAGACACTTACTACCAACACATTAAAGCTGTGCTTGATATGAACCCGCATATTACCATGGACGATGGGGCGGATTTAATATCTACGCTTCATGCTGAGTATCCCGAAAAAATAGAAAATGTAATTGGCGGTACTGAGGAGACCACCACAGGGGTTATTCGCTTACGCGCCATGGCCAAAGAGGGGGCCCTAAAATATCCGGTAATTGCCGTAAATGATGCCCTAACCAAGCATCTTTTTGACAACCGTTACGGTACTGGCCAATCCACCATTGATGGCATTTTGCGGGCCACTAATCGCCTTTTAGCCGGTTCTATCTTTGTGGTGGCTGGTTATGGCTGGTGTGGCAAGGGTGTAGCCATGAGAGCTAAAGGATTAGGGGCTCGCGTAGTAGTAACCGAAGTTGACCCTCTGAAAGCTATTGAAGCTGTCATGGATGGCTATGATGTTATGCCCATGGATGAAGCGGCCGAAATAGGGGACTTTTTCTGCACGCTTACTGGAGATATTAACGTTATTCGAAAAGAACACTTCTTAAAGATGAAAGATGGAGCTATTGTGTCGAATTCAGGACACTTTAATGTAGAGCTTGACCTTGATGGTTTAAAAGAAGTTAGCAGGGAAGTGCGGCGGGTGCGAGAAAACGTAGATGAATATACGTTAGTAAACAGAAAAAAAGTTTACATATTGGCTGAAGGGCGCCTGGTGAATCTGGCTGCGGCTGAAGGGCATCCTTCAGCGGTTATGGATATGAGTTTTGCCAACCAAGCCCTCTGTGCTGAGTATCTTGTAAAACATGGTAAAGAACTTAAAAATGATGTCTATAAAGTGCCTGAACACATAGATCGGTCCGTGGCGGAGATGAAGCTTCACGCCATGGGTATCAAGATTGACAAGCTCACCCCTGAGCAGGAAAAATATCTTTCATCATGGGAGATGGGAACGTAA